Genomic DNA from Polyodon spathula isolate WHYD16114869_AA chromosome 8, ASM1765450v1, whole genome shotgun sequence:
GGAATGTGTGGAGGGAGCCAATGAAATTCAAAAACTGCTTTTCTTTGTCTCGTTGATGTTTGACATGCAGTGTAATGACATGTAGTGTACTCTGTCAGTCTTCATCTCAGACTCTGTATCACTGCTTCAAATTATGCATGTGACTGGTGTATAATGCACTATTCACACTGCCTATATAATACACAATCATCATGTTACTGAGAAGGAGAGATCAAGTGTGATGGGAGTTGTTCTTGTAAAACACCAAGAAGCAACTTGGCTCCATGCTAACCAATCTCCGCTTTTCCAATGGCAAGTCTTCACCTTCCTTCAGGCAATCTTGAAGTAGAATGCAGGGTGGCAGTAGTAACACAGCTCTTAATACCTGCAATGATActgaaacaagtgtttaaaacttAACAGGAATTGGAATAATTGCAACCCATATCTTGATGATAAAACTGTTGAAATATTTATGGCAAACATGGCATCTTCTTAATGATGCAGTAGCAACTCTGTGTACTACACTGGCTACAGCTCTAAAATGATTCCTTCTCCACTTGACTGAGGTACCAAGCATTATGCATGTGTAGCgaacctcagttcccgcaggcaggcgaatcacacagggcgaggtaatccacacacagacggagggcgggcACAAACCTGGGACCTCTTACACTAAAGCAtcgcgccgataccgctgtatgAAAGAGCTGcatcctttgcaaggagcatatatagAGCTTATGTCtattgtatgtgattatgtcacctgcCCAGCCCTGCTGcgcgctacactctcccctgccaacCTCAAGTCtgccccagacttgctcaccaggatACGGTCTACGAGTGTGTGctggggtacctgcgtccacttctgacaccagtgtagcgatcccggttcccacagggcgaggcaatccacacagttggagggcgggcacgaaccctGGACCTCTTGCCCTGAAGCATAGCGtgaataccgctgtacaaaagagacgGCTCTTTTGTAAGGAGCGTAtgtcgggcttatgtctttgtatgtgattacgtcacctaccatcCCTGCTGCTGCCTTGCCCCATGCACGCTACATATGCAAACCCTCTGAGGGTTTACCTTGCTTTCCAGCATTAAATTTGAGACTGAGTGGCTGTCTCTAggctatatattgtatataaaatacagcttgttatatattaattaagcaaattgttatTAGTTCAATTGAGGGttaagttaaataattgagagaagctcagttggaacaaaaaccagcagggcaagCAAGgggttctccaggaccaggattgagaaacaCTGCATTAGAGTCACCTCCATGTTTGGACCAAACATTACCTGTGGTTCCTTTTGAGAAATGCTAGCCTCTATAACTACAATATCAAGCTGGAAAGTAACTATGGGCTGCATTTTTCCAGGCTGTGttgaaacagtgtttttgttcagTTCAGTTTAAATGAATGTCTTTATAGAGATATAGAAAAACAGGCATGGCTATTAAATCACTATGTTAAACTAAACAGGTCACACCACCTCATTGCTGTAGAATAGAAAGCACACCCCAATATTCTTGGAAAGTTACAGTACTGCAATTCTACAATATTACAATGAAAGCCATGATTATCCAAAGAGTGCCCTGATAGTGTGTCCTCTTCAGTGTTGTTCTGTCTGGTGTTCAAACTAAACGCAGGAACCAGTCTCCTGTTTGCAACACCTTTGCTATTATAACATCACTGTTCATTTCAGAAACAAATAACTGCAACACCTTTGCTATTCAATCCATTACAAGTCCTGTGCAGTACAGGACTTGTAATGGATTGAATAGCAAAGGTGTTGCAGTTATTTGTTTCTGAAATGAACATTGATGTTACAAAGCTTCTTGTAAACAGCTGAAGAAGTACAAATGTGTACACCACCAGTTAACATTTAAAGAGAAGTTGTGCTTGTTTTTGACCTGCAGTGTGTGAAAAAAAGCTACAAACGCTTATCGCTTagcttaaataaaatgttttgctgcATGAGAAAGTGTGATGGTGTTTTTAACGCTTATGTCACTTTACAGTGTCCCtagttacagtgtatttacatagtagttactcagtaaCTGCATCTGTAGCTCtacataaatacagtgtaattatgcattgttgcaatgtacttaatgtgtaaaaaccATTCACGGCActtgtaagtacacaattgtaacTACTTTTGtaactactttttttcttttgcaatgtaACTGCTGTTACACAATTGTTACTCACTCTAAAACCatatttagcttttaaaaatgaaaaattgcGACCTGTAAGATTTATATGTAATTCACactcatgtaaaaaataaataaataaataaataatgttacaaaTGTAGTTACAATTGGTCGAGTTGGTCAAGGCCGATGTACATTTGAGTCTGATGAGTCTTTCAATTTGTTCTTGTTAAAGGTGAGTATGGTTTTAAAAGGAGAGATGGGACGTTGTCCTTTTTGGTGGTCTTCATTTTAATAGAAACATACGTGCAGAGATTTATATATACGGGCACAGATCTACTCTGTCCCCTCATAGGTCAGAGGGCTCCTTGCTCTTTAAAGCAATCTTCAGCAAGGAGCTGAACTGCTCTGTGTTACAAAAAGTTTTTATAGGGTCCAAATCTCTTTGTTCTGGACAAGAAACTGGATCTACATGTCAACCCACCATTGGTTAAAACGTATATAGCTCTGTATATGCCTTGTCTGACACTAATTGAATggaaagtggaactttttgggaCTAGCTCCAGGATGTAGGATAGTTGATTACATAAACATGCTTATACAAAAGAATATAATGGATATATGTTCCCACTCAAAGTGGACATAGCATGGGGCCCTGTTGACCCTCTGGGTTCCCTAGTCTAAATGGTGCAGACATCACGCATTCTGCCTGCAATTATCTTCTGTGTCCAAAGTCTGAATGGGGTAAAGATCATGTATAAGGTAACAATCagaaaatataggattacaaaattcAGATCACTGTTCCCCCCTTACGACCCCACCCccttatgaaaaaaacaattttgggaatgacaaaaaaaacaaaagaaaaacaactccCCATTACCAACAGGCTGAAAAAAGgtagaaccccccccccaatgaaaaaaaacaattttggaaccgacaaaaaaaatcaaaagaagaacAGCCCCCCATTACCAACAGGACGAAAAAAGCTAGAACACCCCCCCTTACGAAAAAAATAATTTCGggaccaacaaaaaaaatcaaaagaagaacccccccttcccccattaccaacaggccgaAAAAAGTTATAACACCCCCCTTTAAAAgttttgaataaagaaaaaaaacatctccaAGAGTATTCAAAATACATCAGTCTTAATGATGGGTTAACATGGGtgaattttattttcaaaaaacagtagCCTACAAAGCTTGAATAAATCTTGCCTTAGTGATGCTTTATCTTTTTCTTCTTACAAGCCCTGCAGCATAATCTAAGTATCCCTGTCACAGCtataaaaaacatgaacacaGCAGCCAACAAGACCACTATAACATCCACACAGTAGTAGGAGTACCAAGGCATTCTGTAGGACTCTGTGCGCAGGTGAGCGGCTCCTTTGTTCCTAATGACATACTCGATCCAAAAGAGGGCACTGTCCATTGGTTTGACCGGCTGGTCATGCTGGAGCCTGGAGAGCCTCTTCATGTTCGTCTGGTAGGATGGCTCCTCAAGCACCTCCTGTAGGGCCTGGAGGAAGTCCTGACTGCCTAGGGTGGCGACTTCCAGGACCTTGGCTGCACCTCTCACCTGCAGCCTGAGCAGGTTGTCAAACTGGTCGAAAATCAGTGGTAGCCCTACTATTGGCACGCTGTGGTAAATGGCCTCATAAACTCCATTGGTCCCCCCATGCGAGACAAAGGCTTTGGTCTTGGGGTGACCCAGGAGGTCATTTTGGGGCAACCATTTGACCAAGAGGGTATTGTTGCCCAAGCTAGAAGGCCTTTCTCCCAAATGTCTCCAGATGACTTTCTGAGGGAGTTGGGAGAAAGCGTAAGCTATCTTATCAGTTAGCTCACTTGGAAGACTGTTGACTATAGTCCCCAATGACATGACAATGACCCCGTGCTCCCCAGAGCTCTCCATAAACTCCTCCAGGTCTTGTGGCAGGGGCTTGGCAGGTCTGCACTGGAAGCCGCCTATGTAGACAATGTTGGGCATGGTGGGGCGGGGAAATTCAAAGACAAAGTTGACTCTTATTAGCCAGAGCTCTGCAGACTGGACGAGACTGTAGAGGTCCACACCCGGGCCAAAGTAACGAGCACACAGAGCATCGTAATGGGGGCTGGCCATGAATTTATCGACATAAAGACTAAGGATGTAATGGAACATGTTTTTGGTCCTTTGGATGAAATCCATATGGTCAGAGACCTCCGAACCTGGAGTCGGGACATAGGAGATGGGAGAGGGAGCTATGGCAAAATGAGCTTCCCCACTTGTAAGCCAACGGACGTTGAAGACCATGGGTAGTTTCAGGTAGTGAGCCAACAAAACTCCTCCTGGCAACCCTGGATCTGTGAGGACCAAATCAAAGTGGGCGTCAAGGAGCTGCTTCATTAACTGCGGATCCTCAAACATTGTGATCACCATCTGGCAGGTGATTCTATGAGCATAGGAGAGAGCAGCAAAGGTCTCCATTTGTAACTTAATAAAGGCCAGCAGGGAACCCTCTCCTCTTCGGATCTCCAGGGTCTTCCTCACAAATGATGCCATGTA
This window encodes:
- the LOC121319346 gene encoding UDP-glucuronosyltransferase 2B31-like, with translation MMGFSFWKSYPTLTFILYLLALPCCHGSKILVFPVDCSHWVNMNIIIQELHGRGHDITVVRTDTSWYIKENSAHYTSVTVTLPEGMPIVSVDYMASFVRKTLEIRRGEGSLLAFIKLQMETFAALSYAHRITCQMVITMFEDPQLMKQLLDAHFDLVLTDPGLPGGVLLAHYLKLPMVFNVRWLTSGEAHFAIAPSPISYVPTPGSEVSDHMDFIQRTKNMFHYILSLYVDKFMASPHYDALCARYFGPGVDLYSLVQSAELWLIRVNFVFEFPRPTMPNIVYIGGFQCRPAKPLPQDLEEFMESSGEHGVIVMSLGTIVNSLPSELTDKIAYAFSQLPQKVIWRHLGERPSSLGNNTLLVKWLPQNDLLGHPKTKAFVSHGGTNGVYEAIYHSVPIVGLPLIFDQFDNLLRLQVRGAAKVLEVATLGSQDFLQALQEVLEEPSYQTNMKRLSRLQHDQPVKPMDSALFWIEYVIRNKGAAHLRTESYRMPWYSYYCVDVIVVLLAAVFMFFIAVTGILRLCCRACKKKKIKHH